A single genomic interval of Amycolatopsis albispora harbors:
- a CDS encoding IclR family transcriptional regulator, whose amino-acid sequence MKSVEADGEGGGIRAVSRAWRVLRAFSPEHMSLSVAELVRETGLPRTTVLRLVDTLAAEGLLETAADGHVRVGTSLIGFAAFAEAAWTVPEASLARMRELAAETGETVSLYVRKGLSRVVIGQAPSPNTLRHVVQPGDELPLSAGAAAHVLLSLEPADGRDELITQVARDDAAPLRAGVETATEAGWSVSHGQREPGNSGLAVPIPFAPEAGRVPARPVVLALGGPTVRFTEDRIPGFVTAVRRCAEDLARTGVPPALY is encoded by the coding sequence ATGAAGTCGGTCGAAGCGGACGGCGAAGGCGGTGGCATCCGCGCGGTGAGCCGCGCCTGGCGGGTGCTGCGGGCGTTCTCGCCGGAGCACATGTCGCTGAGCGTCGCCGAACTCGTGCGGGAGACCGGCCTGCCGCGGACCACGGTGCTGCGGCTGGTGGACACCCTGGCCGCGGAAGGGCTGCTGGAAACCGCTGCCGACGGGCACGTCCGCGTCGGCACCAGCCTGATCGGCTTCGCGGCCTTCGCCGAAGCCGCCTGGACCGTGCCGGAGGCGTCGCTGGCGCGGATGCGCGAGCTCGCCGCCGAAACCGGCGAGACGGTCAGCCTGTACGTGCGCAAGGGCCTGTCCCGCGTGGTGATCGGCCAGGCGCCGAGCCCGAACACGCTGCGCCACGTCGTGCAGCCGGGTGACGAACTGCCGTTGTCGGCGGGCGCCGCCGCGCACGTCCTGCTCAGCCTCGAACCGGCGGACGGCCGCGACGAACTGATCACCCAGGTCGCCCGCGACGACGCCGCGCCGTTGCGGGCCGGGGTCGAGACCGCCACCGAGGCGGGCTGGAGCGTTTCGCACGGCCAGCGCGAACCCGGCAACAGCGGGCTCGCCGTGCCCATCCCGTTCGCTCCCGAGGCCGGGCGCGTCCCGGCGCGGCCGGTCGTGCTCGCGCTCGGCGGGCCGACCGTGCGCTTCACCGAAGACCGGATCCCCGGCTTCGTCACCGCCGTCCGCCGGTGCGCCGAGGACCTGGCGCGCACCGGCGTACCACCGGCGCTCTACTGA
- a CDS encoding hydroxyacid dehydrogenase, which produces MADLPVVWIPRPVHDDALALLREHTDVRLGYGDAATTFDRVADRVSAILLRTVRVDGDMMRRAPALRVIARHGVGVDTIDVDTARERGIAVTTTPTANTQSVAEHTIALLLAVRRGIGVAARGAGSRDRIRGRELAGSTLGLIGCGRIASRVAHIARHGFGMRVLAYDPMLTGEQITAAGAEPLPLDELLPLSHALSLHVPLVTGTRNLIGLRELLAMPPGGVVLNTSRGGTLDEDALLSVLRQGHLAGAGLDVTVVEPLPADHPLRGDPSVVITPHVGAQTAEALRRMAIEAARHILDHLSRAEQEPVR; this is translated from the coding sequence GTGGCTGACCTCCCCGTCGTCTGGATCCCGCGGCCGGTGCACGACGACGCGCTGGCTTTGCTGCGCGAGCACACCGACGTCCGGCTCGGCTACGGTGACGCGGCCACGACGTTCGACCGCGTCGCCGACCGCGTCTCGGCGATCCTGCTGCGCACCGTCCGCGTCGACGGTGACATGATGCGCCGCGCGCCCGCGTTGCGCGTGATCGCGCGGCACGGCGTCGGCGTGGACACGATCGACGTGGACACCGCACGGGAACGCGGGATCGCCGTCACCACCACACCGACGGCCAACACGCAGTCGGTCGCCGAGCACACCATCGCACTGCTGCTCGCCGTCCGCCGGGGAATCGGCGTGGCGGCACGCGGCGCCGGCTCCCGCGACAGGATCCGCGGCCGGGAACTGGCCGGCTCGACGCTGGGCCTGATCGGCTGCGGCAGGATCGCGTCGCGCGTGGCACACATCGCGCGGCACGGGTTCGGCATGCGCGTGCTGGCCTACGACCCGATGCTGACCGGCGAGCAGATCACCGCCGCCGGGGCGGAACCCCTGCCGCTGGACGAACTCCTGCCGCTGTCCCACGCGCTCAGCCTGCACGTGCCACTGGTCACCGGCACGCGGAACCTGATCGGGCTGCGTGAACTGCTGGCGATGCCACCGGGCGGGGTGGTGCTGAACACCTCGCGCGGCGGCACCTTGGACGAGGACGCGCTGCTTTCCGTGCTGCGCCAAGGACATCTGGCCGGTGCCGGGCTCGACGTCACGGTGGTCGAACCACTGCCGGCCGACCACCCGCTGCGTGGTGACCCGTCGGTGGTGATCACCCCGCATGTCGGCGCGCAGACCGCGGAAGCGTTGCGCCGCATGGCCATCGAAGCCGCGCGGCACATCCTCGACCACCTTTCCCGAGCCGAACAGGAGCCGGTGCGATGA
- a CDS encoding CitMHS family transporter, which translates to MLATLGFLTLGTFMVLVMRKYATAFVAIIAAPVLFAVIAGRGADLGDMAIEGIETVAPTGVLLLFAVLYFGVMMDAKLFDPISNGIIRLSKGDPVRICVGTAVLALLVALDGDGTTSYMIICSAFLPIYRRIGMNPLVIAAIATMALGAISGATPWGGAATRAISVLHLDAAEYFVPLIPSLLLTSAFIVGVAYLLGRRQRRRIDPQVIADVAAEIANRESDRAALRNWRLWVNAGLTVALLVLLVAGVAPLVTLFMGGFVLALLVNHPRVAEQGEVVKRHAASAVPVVMLVLAAGIFTGILSETGMVDAMATTLLAAVPDALGNLIPLFTALIGLPLSFFMSNDAYFFGVLPVLAESAAQHGIPAYEIARAGVAGQMLHSIGPASAPLWVLLGLVKKDLGEFQRFALVPVTVASLAMVGFVLLTGAITL; encoded by the coding sequence ATGCTCGCTACGCTGGGTTTTCTCACCCTGGGCACCTTCATGGTGCTCGTCATGCGCAAGTACGCCACCGCCTTCGTCGCGATCATCGCCGCGCCGGTGCTGTTCGCCGTCATCGCCGGTCGCGGGGCCGACCTCGGTGACATGGCCATCGAGGGCATCGAAACCGTGGCCCCGACCGGCGTGCTGCTGCTGTTCGCCGTGCTCTACTTCGGCGTGATGATGGACGCCAAGCTGTTCGACCCCATCTCGAACGGCATCATCCGGCTGTCCAAAGGGGACCCGGTGCGCATCTGCGTGGGCACCGCGGTGCTGGCGCTACTGGTCGCGCTCGACGGCGACGGCACCACCAGCTACATGATCATCTGCTCGGCCTTCCTGCCGATCTACCGCCGCATCGGGATGAACCCGCTGGTGATCGCCGCGATCGCGACCATGGCGCTGGGCGCGATCTCCGGCGCCACGCCCTGGGGCGGGGCCGCCACCCGCGCCATCAGCGTGCTGCACCTCGACGCCGCCGAGTACTTCGTGCCGCTCATCCCGTCGCTGCTGCTCACCTCCGCGTTCATCGTCGGGGTGGCCTACCTGCTCGGGCGGCGGCAGCGGCGGCGGATCGATCCGCAGGTGATCGCCGACGTCGCCGCCGAGATCGCCAACCGCGAATCCGACCGCGCCGCGCTGCGGAACTGGCGGCTGTGGGTCAACGCCGGGCTCACCGTGGCCCTGCTGGTGCTGCTCGTGGCCGGTGTCGCCCCGCTGGTCACCCTGTTCATGGGCGGTTTTGTGCTGGCGCTGCTGGTCAACCACCCGCGGGTGGCCGAGCAGGGCGAGGTCGTCAAGCGCCACGCCGCCAGCGCGGTCCCGGTGGTCATGCTGGTGCTGGCCGCCGGGATCTTCACCGGCATCCTGTCCGAGACCGGCATGGTGGACGCGATGGCGACCACCCTGCTCGCCGCCGTGCCGGATGCGCTGGGCAACCTCATCCCGCTGTTCACCGCGCTGATCGGGCTCCCGCTGAGCTTTTTCATGTCCAACGACGCCTACTTCTTCGGCGTGCTGCCGGTGCTCGCCGAATCCGCCGCGCAGCACGGCATCCCGGCCTACGAGATCGCGCGGGCCGGGGTCGCCGGACAGATGCTGCACTCCATCGGCCCCGCCTCCGCCCCGCTGTGGGTGCTGCTCGGGCTGGTCAAGAAGGACCTCGGCGAGTTCCAGCGGTTCGCGCTCGTCCCGGTCACCGTCGCCTCGCTGGCGATGGTCGGCTTTGTCCTGCTCACCGGCGCCATCACCCTGTAG
- a CDS encoding antibiotic biosynthesis monooxygenase family protein, with protein MVTEIALIEVHPGQEADFEKAVATAVPLFEAAEGCHGVRLRRSVEFPQRYRLLVEWETVEHHTVTFRGSAAFARWRELAGPFFAAPPQVEHVHDVLPG; from the coding sequence TTGGTCACCGAAATCGCGCTCATCGAGGTCCACCCCGGCCAGGAAGCCGACTTCGAGAAGGCGGTCGCCACCGCGGTGCCGCTGTTCGAAGCCGCCGAGGGCTGCCACGGCGTCCGCCTCCGCCGGAGCGTCGAGTTCCCCCAGCGCTACCGCCTGCTGGTCGAGTGGGAGACCGTCGAGCACCACACGGTGACCTTCCGCGGCTCGGCGGCGTTCGCCAGGTGGCGGGAGCTGGCCGGGCCGTTCTTCGCCGCCCCGCCCCAGGTCGAACACGTGCACGACGTGCTGCCGGGCTGA
- a CDS encoding RraA family protein: MDSPADYPAPAALPVATVSDAMDRFGVAAGIRPLWPGAVLSGPACTVWTRPGDNQGLHAAFETIRRGEVLVVNGGGDETRALIGELVAQKAKALAVGGIVLDGAARDVTELAALGVPVFARAVTPAGPWKTGPYRIGGTIAIGGVPVRQGDWVLGDDDGVAVVPAERVGDVVRAAHRLLEGEAERRAANQRLVPRG, translated from the coding sequence GTGGACTCCCCTGCCGACTACCCGGCCCCGGCCGCGCTTCCGGTCGCCACCGTGTCCGACGCGATGGACCGGTTCGGCGTCGCCGCCGGTATCCGTCCACTGTGGCCTGGCGCGGTGCTGTCCGGCCCGGCCTGCACGGTGTGGACCCGGCCCGGTGACAACCAGGGCCTGCACGCGGCCTTCGAAACCATCCGCCGCGGTGAGGTGCTGGTGGTCAACGGCGGCGGGGACGAGACCAGGGCGCTGATCGGGGAGCTGGTGGCGCAGAAGGCCAAGGCGCTGGCGGTCGGCGGCATCGTGCTCGACGGCGCGGCCAGGGACGTGACCGAACTGGCCGCGCTCGGTGTGCCGGTGTTCGCGCGAGCGGTCACCCCGGCCGGACCGTGGAAGACCGGGCCGTACCGGATCGGCGGCACGATCGCGATCGGTGGTGTGCCGGTGCGCCAGGGCGACTGGGTGCTCGGAGACGACGACGGGGTCGCCGTGGTGCCCGCGGAGCGGGTCGGCGACGTGGTCCGCGCGGCGCACCGGCTCCTCGAAGGGGAAGCCGAGCGGCGCGCGGCCAACCAGCGGCTGGTGCCGCGTGGCTGA
- a CDS encoding Bug family tripartite tricarboxylate transporter substrate binding protein, which translates to MRSKRLALGVLGAVSTLVLAGFAAVDAGRSTSGATPRSKLTIMAPAAPGGGWDLAAREFQQALRGASIVNNVQVVNVPGAGGTIGLGQFTEIGPDPSQLMMTGTVMEGAITANRSPVGLLDTTPIARLAEDYEVIIVPAASPYRTLEDFLRVWRENPRAHAVGGGGLGGTDHLLAGLTARAAGIDPGQLNYVSFAGGGEVLTALLSNTVEIGISGYNEFRDQIEAGRLRALAVSATAPVPGIDTPTFRQQGIDVALPNWRGLVAPPGITAEQRRELISVVEDMADSPEWADALGRNKWASSLLTGDEFTAFIREDQARVDAIIEELGL; encoded by the coding sequence GTGCGCAGCAAACGACTCGCGCTCGGTGTGCTCGGCGCGGTGAGCACGCTGGTGCTCGCGGGGTTCGCCGCGGTGGACGCCGGCCGGTCGACCTCGGGCGCGACGCCCAGGTCGAAGCTGACGATCATGGCGCCGGCCGCGCCCGGCGGCGGCTGGGACCTCGCGGCCCGCGAGTTCCAGCAGGCCCTGCGCGGCGCGTCGATCGTGAACAACGTCCAGGTGGTCAACGTGCCCGGCGCCGGCGGCACGATCGGGCTCGGGCAGTTCACCGAGATCGGCCCCGATCCGAGCCAGCTGATGATGACCGGCACCGTGATGGAGGGCGCGATCACCGCGAACCGCTCGCCGGTCGGCCTGCTCGACACCACGCCGATCGCGCGGCTCGCCGAGGACTACGAGGTGATCATCGTCCCGGCCGCCTCGCCGTACCGGACGCTGGAGGACTTCCTGCGGGTCTGGCGCGAGAACCCGCGCGCGCACGCGGTCGGCGGCGGCGGGCTCGGCGGCACCGACCACCTGCTGGCCGGGCTCACCGCACGTGCCGCCGGCATCGACCCCGGACAGCTGAACTATGTGTCCTTCGCCGGTGGCGGCGAGGTGCTCACCGCGCTGCTGTCGAACACCGTCGAGATCGGCATCAGCGGTTACAACGAATTCCGCGACCAGATCGAGGCGGGCAGGCTGCGCGCGCTGGCCGTTTCGGCGACCGCGCCGGTGCCGGGGATCGACACGCCCACCTTCCGCCAGCAGGGCATCGACGTCGCGCTGCCGAACTGGCGCGGACTGGTCGCCCCGCCGGGCATCACCGCCGAACAGCGCCGCGAACTGATCTCGGTCGTCGAGGACATGGCGGACTCGCCCGAGTGGGCCGACGCGCTCGGCCGCAACAAGTGGGCGAGCAGCCTGCTCACCGGCGACGAGTTCACCGCGTTCATCCGCGAGGACCAGGCCAGGGTCGACGCGATCATCGAGGAGCTGGGCCTGTGA
- a CDS encoding hydroxymethylglutaryl-CoA lyase codes for MNRGSRKTEIDVLVSEVGPRDGLQSVDRTMPTAVKQRWITALAGSGLREIEVGSFVSPKRLPQLADTADVVAHALTIPDLTVLALVPNLVGARNAVAAGTRALTMPLSASRAHSQNNIGMTPEQALEQVGLVCELKAATPGLSVEVGISTAFGCTLEGPVDEDWVIELAVRAAGRGADSVGLSDTTGYANPAQVRRLFTRLRAELGDRAGGAHLHNTRGQGLANVVAALDAGVTTFDSSQGGLGGCPYAPGASGNIVTEDLVFLLESMGLRTGVDIEALVAARTIIGDGLPGEQLYGHVPDAGLTKGFQYAKVD; via the coding sequence ATGAACCGCGGATCGCGGAAAACCGAGATCGACGTGCTGGTCAGCGAAGTAGGCCCGCGCGACGGACTGCAGAGCGTGGACCGGACCATGCCGACCGCGGTCAAGCAGCGGTGGATCACCGCGCTGGCCGGATCGGGGCTGCGTGAGATCGAGGTCGGCTCGTTCGTCTCGCCAAAACGCCTGCCGCAGCTCGCCGACACCGCCGACGTGGTCGCGCACGCGCTGACCATTCCCGATCTCACCGTGCTGGCGCTGGTGCCGAACCTGGTGGGCGCGCGGAACGCCGTCGCCGCCGGGACGCGGGCGCTCACCATGCCGTTGTCCGCTTCCCGCGCGCACAGCCAGAACAACATCGGGATGACCCCGGAACAGGCGCTCGAGCAGGTCGGCCTGGTGTGCGAGCTGAAGGCCGCAACGCCGGGACTTTCGGTCGAGGTGGGGATTTCCACCGCTTTCGGCTGCACGCTGGAAGGGCCGGTGGACGAGGATTGGGTGATCGAGCTGGCCGTGCGCGCCGCCGGGCGGGGCGCGGACTCGGTGGGGCTCTCGGACACCACCGGTTACGCGAACCCGGCCCAGGTGCGGCGGCTGTTCACCAGGCTCCGCGCCGAACTCGGCGACCGGGCGGGCGGGGCGCACCTGCACAACACCCGCGGCCAGGGCCTGGCGAACGTGGTGGCCGCGCTGGACGCCGGGGTCACCACCTTCGACTCCTCACAGGGCGGCCTCGGCGGCTGCCCCTACGCGCCGGGCGCCAGCGGAAACATCGTCACCGAGGACCTGGTGTTCCTGCTCGAATCAATGGGCCTGCGCACCGGGGTGGACATCGAAGCTCTCGTCGCCGCCCGCACCATCATCGGCGACGGGCTCCCCGGTGAGCAGCTGTACGGGCACGTCCCGGACGCCGGGCTGACCAAAGGTTTCCAGTACGCGAAGGTGGACTGA
- a CDS encoding tripartite tricarboxylate transporter permease, whose translation MESLVHLGEGFLTVLTPMNLLWVLVGAVLGTAVGVLPGLGSAMAVALLLPVTFSLDPIGAFIMFSGVLFGGLFGDSISGILMNTPGNSTAIAGSIEGHRMAKDGRAAQALATSAIGAFAGGVVASLLVVFFAPSLAELATLFGPAEYLALALFAFVAISAVVSESVLRGLAALVFGLAIALVGIDGISGAARFTGGLPELFDGIDIVVITVGLLALGEVLAVAARRGTKEDTRVLPSTGRLWLSRREFRLALPAWLRGTAIGVPFGIIPVGGSEVPTFLAYGTERRLASRRPDSRFGRGAIQGVAGPEAAGNATAGTAMGALLALGLPTSATAAILLAAFRQYGLQPGPLLFERASELVWALLASFFVGMAVLLVLNLPFAPLWAKLLKVPRHYLYAGISVFAMLGVYATSSKILDLVLVLAIGLLGFLMRRYGLPVAPVLIAVILGPLAETEFRRAMAVSEGDPAVLVSSPISISLYAVLVLGVTGLLFARLRSRRRQKAVV comes from the coding sequence ATGGAGTCACTGGTCCACCTCGGCGAGGGCTTCCTCACCGTGCTCACCCCGATGAACCTGCTGTGGGTGCTGGTCGGCGCGGTGCTCGGCACCGCCGTCGGCGTGCTGCCCGGCCTCGGCTCGGCGATGGCGGTGGCGCTGCTGCTGCCGGTGACCTTCTCGCTCGATCCGATCGGCGCGTTCATCATGTTCTCCGGGGTGCTCTTCGGCGGGCTGTTCGGCGATTCGATCTCCGGCATCCTGATGAACACGCCCGGCAACAGCACCGCGATCGCCGGTTCGATCGAAGGTCACCGCATGGCCAAGGACGGGCGGGCCGCGCAGGCACTGGCGACCTCGGCGATCGGCGCCTTCGCCGGCGGTGTGGTCGCTTCGCTGCTCGTGGTGTTCTTCGCGCCGTCGCTGGCGGAACTGGCCACGCTGTTCGGGCCGGCCGAATACCTGGCGCTGGCGTTGTTCGCCTTCGTGGCGATCTCGGCCGTGGTCAGCGAGTCGGTGCTGCGCGGGCTGGCCGCGCTGGTGTTCGGGCTGGCGATCGCGCTGGTCGGCATCGACGGCATTTCCGGCGCGGCCCGGTTCACCGGCGGCCTGCCCGAACTGTTCGACGGCATCGACATCGTGGTGATCACCGTCGGGCTGCTCGCACTCGGTGAAGTGCTCGCCGTGGCCGCGCGTCGCGGGACCAAGGAGGACACTCGCGTACTGCCGTCCACCGGCCGGTTGTGGTTGTCGCGCCGCGAGTTCCGGCTCGCGCTGCCAGCCTGGCTGCGGGGCACCGCGATCGGCGTGCCGTTCGGCATCATCCCGGTCGGCGGTTCGGAGGTGCCCACCTTCCTCGCCTACGGCACCGAGCGCAGGCTGGCTTCGCGGCGGCCGGATTCGCGGTTCGGGCGCGGCGCCATCCAGGGCGTCGCCGGTCCCGAAGCGGCGGGCAACGCCACCGCGGGCACCGCGATGGGCGCGCTGCTCGCGCTCGGGTTGCCGACCTCGGCCACCGCGGCCATCCTGCTCGCCGCCTTCCGCCAGTACGGCCTGCAGCCGGGCCCGCTGCTGTTCGAGCGCGCCAGCGAACTGGTCTGGGCGCTGCTGGCCAGCTTCTTCGTCGGCATGGCCGTGCTGCTGGTGCTGAACCTGCCGTTCGCGCCGCTGTGGGCGAAACTGCTGAAGGTGCCCCGGCACTACCTCTACGCCGGCATCTCGGTGTTCGCCATGCTCGGGGTCTACGCCACCAGCAGCAAGATCCTCGACCTGGTGCTGGTGCTGGCCATCGGCCTGCTCGGCTTCCTGATGCGCCGGTACGGGCTGCCGGTGGCGCCGGTGCTGATCGCGGTGATCCTCGGCCCGCTGGCCGAAACCGAGTTCCGGCGGGCGATGGCGGTCAGCGAAGGCGATCCGGCGGTGCTGGTGTCCAGCCCGATCTCGATCAGCCTCTACGCCGTGCTGGTGCTCGGTGTCACCGGCCTGCTGTTCGCGCGCCTGCGCTCCCGTCGTCGACAGAAAGCGGTGGTATGA
- a CDS encoding GntR family transcriptional regulator: MPPTPLTRQIAARIVERIRSGQAPAGTRLVERTLAEQLNVSRSPVRSALRLLADDGIVGIGDKGGYTVLRTADKLTELPVDRDAEDALYLRVAADRLDGKLPDRVTENRLTRDYGLTPAQLAGLLRRINAEGWIERLPGYGWQFQPTLTSLRSYQDSYRFRVVIEPASILEPTFELDRAAIEKVRAQQQKLVDGDVHTVSNAELFDLNTAFHEAIIECGRNTFFIDSLRRVNRLRRLIEYRRSLPRDRALTRCREHLDIADLLLANRREEAAEYLRGHLSTVGVEKSADA; encoded by the coding sequence ATGCCGCCGACCCCGCTCACCCGCCAGATCGCGGCGCGCATCGTCGAGCGGATCCGCTCCGGGCAAGCCCCGGCGGGCACCCGCCTGGTCGAGCGCACCCTCGCCGAACAGCTGAACGTCTCCCGCTCCCCGGTGCGCAGCGCACTGCGCCTGCTCGCCGACGACGGCATCGTCGGGATCGGCGACAAGGGCGGCTACACCGTGCTGCGTACCGCGGACAAGCTCACCGAGCTGCCCGTCGACCGGGACGCGGAAGACGCCCTGTACCTGCGTGTCGCCGCCGACCGGCTCGACGGCAAGCTGCCCGACCGCGTCACCGAGAACCGGCTCACCCGCGACTACGGGCTCACCCCGGCTCAGCTCGCCGGTCTGCTCCGCCGCATCAACGCCGAAGGCTGGATCGAGCGGCTGCCCGGCTACGGCTGGCAGTTCCAGCCCACGCTCACCTCGTTGCGGTCCTATCAGGACAGTTACCGCTTCCGGGTGGTCATCGAGCCCGCCTCGATCCTCGAACCCACCTTCGAACTCGACCGCGCGGCCATCGAGAAAGTCCGGGCGCAGCAGCAAAAACTCGTCGACGGCGACGTGCACACGGTGAGCAACGCCGAGCTGTTCGACCTCAACACCGCCTTCCACGAGGCGATCATCGAGTGCGGCCGCAACACGTTCTTCATCGACTCCCTGCGCCGTGTCAACCGGCTGCGCCGCCTCATCGAGTACCGGCGCTCACTGCCACGCGACCGGGCCCTCACCCGGTGCCGGGAACACCTCGACATCGCCGACCTGCTCCTGGCCAACCGGCGCGAGGAGGCCGCCGAATACCTGCGCGGGCACCTGAGCACGGTCGGCGTCGAAAAATCGGCGGACGCCTAA
- a CDS encoding CaiB/BaiF CoA transferase family protein, with protein MTTETPDRPLTGVRVLDLTNVLAGPYAGYQLALLGADVIKVELPGGGDLARQLGASAELNRAGLGASFLAQNAQKRSLTLNLKSARGKEVLRRLVAGADVLCENFRPGVLDRLGFGWPELRRLNPRLVYCAISGFGQTGPLRAKPAYDQIIQGSSGMMSVTGTPETAPLRAGYPIADTLGGLAAAFAISSALLGRERTGTGCMIDVSMLETAVTAMGWVVSNHLIAGQSPRPLGNNNGTAAPSGTFRTADGELNIAANKQEQFELLCRVVGRPELARDPRFAEREARKTHRAQLTAELEVALTRHSAAHWEERLSTAGVPAAAVLSVPEMLDSAQIQARGLVHELPFPAEAAPGPLRVLGHGIHVDGRPSAPVLPPPELGQHTAEVLTELGYNDAEITRLREEGAV; from the coding sequence ATGACCACGGAAACCCCCGATCGCCCGCTCACCGGGGTCCGCGTGCTGGACCTGACCAACGTGCTCGCCGGGCCGTACGCGGGCTACCAGCTCGCGCTGCTCGGCGCGGACGTGATCAAGGTCGAGTTGCCCGGTGGTGGCGACCTCGCCCGGCAGCTCGGCGCCTCGGCCGAGCTGAACCGGGCGGGGCTCGGCGCCTCGTTCCTGGCGCAGAACGCGCAGAAGCGCTCGCTCACGCTCAACCTGAAATCCGCGCGGGGCAAGGAAGTCCTGCGCCGGCTGGTGGCCGGCGCGGACGTGCTGTGCGAGAACTTCCGGCCCGGCGTGCTGGACCGGCTCGGCTTCGGCTGGCCGGAGTTGCGGCGGCTCAACCCCCGCCTGGTCTACTGCGCCATCTCCGGGTTCGGCCAGACCGGCCCGCTGCGCGCGAAACCCGCCTACGACCAGATCATCCAGGGCAGCTCGGGCATGATGAGCGTGACCGGCACCCCGGAGACGGCCCCGCTGCGCGCGGGTTACCCGATCGCGGACACCCTCGGCGGGCTCGCCGCGGCGTTCGCGATTTCGTCGGCGCTGCTGGGCCGCGAGCGCACCGGCACCGGCTGCATGATCGACGTTTCGATGCTGGAGACCGCGGTCACCGCGATGGGCTGGGTGGTGTCGAACCACCTGATCGCCGGCCAGTCCCCGCGCCCGCTCGGCAACAACAACGGCACCGCGGCGCCGTCGGGCACCTTCCGCACCGCTGACGGCGAGCTGAACATCGCCGCCAACAAGCAGGAGCAGTTCGAACTGCTGTGCCGCGTCGTCGGCCGCCCGGAACTGGCCCGGGACCCGAGGTTCGCCGAACGGGAGGCACGCAAGACCCACCGCGCCCAGCTGACCGCCGAACTCGAGGTCGCCCTCACCCGGCACAGCGCGGCGCACTGGGAGGAGCGGCTGAGCACGGCGGGGGTACCGGCCGCGGCCGTGCTCAGCGTGCCGGAAATGCTGGACAGCGCCCAGATCCAGGCGCGTGGCCTGGTGCACGAACTGCCGTTCCCCGCCGAGGCCGCACCCGGCCCGCTGCGCGTGCTGGGACACGGCATCCACGTCGACGGCCGCCCCAGCGCACCTGTGCTGCCACCACCGGAACTCGGCCAGCACACCGCCGAGGTCCTCACCGAACTCGGTTACAACGACGCTGAAATCACCCGGCTGCGCGAGGAGGGAGCCGTCTGA
- a CDS encoding histidine kinase, with protein sequence MLLPDDIAARTERATRAAAGAARELGGDGDRAQGHLRRVLRDIGLRVAELRPSVRAALQNAEFRQSLTLDAVNRRGRTITLRLQCGSLQNPGGEIRGVILLMDGEPPALDG encoded by the coding sequence ATGCTTTTGCCAGACGACATCGCCGCCCGTACCGAACGAGCCACCCGCGCCGCCGCCGGCGCGGCGCGGGAACTCGGGGGTGACGGTGACCGAGCCCAGGGCCATCTACGACGTGTTCTCCGTGACATCGGCCTGCGTGTCGCCGAACTGCGGCCGAGCGTGCGTGCCGCCCTGCAGAACGCCGAATTCCGGCAAAGCCTCACCCTCGACGCCGTCAACCGGCGCGGCCGCACCATCACGCTGCGCCTGCAGTGCGGTTCACTGCAGAATCCCGGCGGGGAGATCCGCGGTGTGATCCTGCTGATGGACGGCGAACCGCCGGCACTGGACGGTTAG
- a CDS encoding tripartite tricarboxylate transporter TctB family protein: MTTTDSGGYLRRRTGLVVPVLLLCTGIALTAGTLTMEVPSSAAAPGPRLFPAVVAVACVVFAVLLGIDVLRRPEPAETGDGDKTRIRSNHRALAGAVGTLVVFIAALDPLGWLLSGALLFWGVARALGSRRPAFDAVLSIAISSAVQLAFSAGLGLNLPPGLLAGVF, from the coding sequence GTGACCACCACCGACTCCGGCGGCTATCTGCGCCGCCGCACCGGCCTCGTGGTGCCGGTCCTGTTGCTGTGCACCGGAATCGCGCTCACCGCGGGCACGCTCACCATGGAGGTGCCGAGCAGCGCCGCCGCCCCCGGGCCGCGGCTGTTCCCGGCGGTGGTCGCTGTCGCCTGCGTGGTTTTTGCCGTACTGCTGGGCATCGACGTGCTCCGGCGGCCCGAACCCGCCGAAACCGGTGACGGTGACAAAACCCGTATCCGCAGCAACCACCGGGCACTGGCCGGGGCGGTCGGCACCCTCGTGGTGTTCATCGCGGCACTCGATCCGCTCGGCTGGTTGCTCTCCGGCGCGCTGCTGTTCTGGGGCGTCGCTCGTGCGCTCGGCAGCAGGCGGCCCGCGTTCGACGCGGTGCTGTCGATCGCCATCTCCTCGGCGGTCCAGCTGGCCTTCTCGGCCGGTCTCGGCCTCAACCTGCCCCCCGGGCTGCTGGCGGGAGTGTTCTGA